Proteins found in one Zea mays cultivar B73 chromosome 1, Zm-B73-REFERENCE-NAM-5.0, whole genome shotgun sequence genomic segment:
- the LOC103644114 gene encoding vegetative cell wall protein gp1-like has product MASTERFLVAVVVACALLASNNCHAARYLADTAAAPAAAGVVPGLPAVPTLPTVQPVPQVALPPMPAVPAVTVPQMTLPPMPAAPKVAVPLPPMPTVPSVLPKLTLPPMPVVVPSVVPKVVLPPMPSVPTVPMPFAAPPPSA; this is encoded by the coding sequence ATGGCTTCCACTGAGCGCTTCCTGGTGGCCGTGGTCGTGGCGTGTGCACTCTTGGCCAGCAACAACTGTCATGCGGCGCGCTACTTGGCCGACACGGCAGCGGCTCCCGCTGCTGCTGGTGTCGTCCCTGGCCTCCCCGCTGTGCCGACCTTGCCAACGGTGCAGCCAGTTCCACAGGTGGCGCTGCCACCTATGCCGGCCGTGCCCGCGGTCACCGTGCCGCAGATGACGCTCCCGCCCATGCCAGCGGCTCCCAAGGTGGCCGTGCCGTTGCCGCCAATGCCCACCGTCCCGTCCGTGCTGCCCAAGCTGACCCTGCCACCGATGCCCGTTGTCGTTCCATCTGTCGTCCCCAAGGTGGTCTTGCCGCCGATGCCGTCAGTCCCTACCGTGCCCATGCCGTTCGCGGCACCGCCTCCATCGGCGTAG